One segment of Macrotis lagotis isolate mMagLag1 chromosome 1, bilby.v1.9.chrom.fasta, whole genome shotgun sequence DNA contains the following:
- the IL10RA gene encoding interleukin-10 receptor subunit alpha isoform X1, translating to MMLPWLVAWTPALLLLCCRRSLGAAASGVTACPTSVPGPPDSSSPSETQLPSPRNVQFTAILFNHTLHWDPGQNQNLDPNISYEVQYMRYSQGSWCVAPNCFRTPRLFCDLTLPTLNLYSETYFARVRAVAGDQKSNWTRTDTRLTKDDVILWIDQVKLQLIGNTLLVEILPARPPKVNGNLSYEHLFKYFREYEINVTKTLENQKIIQESQKEDKEIFNLAVSEARQVCIRVKPIIRSQNNMGRWSDKECITITKPFITVTTICVFFASLLMVFLVAVYLRIQFYIRKPKKPPEVLASLAKQKYSGILSKESFKVKHDVIHHLDEASFPKVSPELKNSELHSSTDSGFSSTKQSLQSEDPQFLLPVLDSSAGGTPGESGPQQSKNNLNTGSEDSGIYLHTLNPQSGQEWKQPGRGNQHQEDSGLSQSSTAASLGSSQGLQYKRVSTALEGSSSNPKLCEEEAGASVVFQGYLQQSRCPEQNQEGSASLGEASSPTDSPGYKCRAHRDVESTWPPVTQTKGYLKQSSPGQSLGVPGASPRQWIKPTEEWSLLSLVNCSSDLTSEWSNPIDHPLLNFPKAPTPSGILHTDLITLPLISSVHTNE from the exons ATGATGCTGCCTTGGCTGGTGGCGTGGACGCCCGCACTGCTCCTCCTCTGCTGCCGCCGCAGCTTGG GTGCTGCTGCTTCTGGGGTGACAGCCTGCCCCACTTCGGTTCCTGGGCCTCCTGACTCTTCCTCTCCCAGTGAGACTCAGCTGCCTAGTCCCAGAAATGTCCAGTTTACTGCTATCCTTTTCAACCACACCCTCCACTGGGATCCAGGCCAGAATCAGAATCTTGACCCTAACATCTCCTATGAAGTGCAATACATGAG GTATTCTCAAGGCTCCTGGTGTGTTGCCCCCAACTGCTTCAGAACTCCACGTCTCTTCTGTGATCTGACCCTGCCAACCTTGAACCTTTATAGTGAGACCTACTTTGCCCGTGTTCGGGCTGTTGCTGGTGACCAGAAGTCTAACTGGACCAGGACAGATACTCGACTCACGAAAGATGATG TCATTCTTTGGATAGACCAGGTGAAACTACAATTAATTGGCAACACTCTCCTGGTGGAAATCTTGCCGGCCAGACCCCCAAAAGTCAATGGGAATCTTTCCTATGAACATCTCTTCAAATACTTCCGGGAATATGAAATTAATGTCACCAAAACATTGGAAAATCAAAAA ATCATTCAAGAATCCcagaaggaagacaaggaaataTTTAACTTGGCAGTCTCAGAAGCAAGGCAGGTTTGCATCAGAGTGAAACCCATTATCAGGTCCCAGAATAACATGGGAAGATGGTCGGATAAGGAGTGCATCACCATAACTAAGCCAT TTATCACAGTGACTACCATCTGTGTCTTCTTTGCCTCCCTTCTGATGGTCTTCCTTGTTGCTGTCTACCTGAGGATTCAGTTCTACATAAGAAAACCCAAGAAGCCACCTGAAGTCCTG GCCTCCCTTGCCAAACAAAAATACTCTGGCATCCTGAGCAAAGAATCCTTCAAAGTGAAGCATGACGTCATCCACCACCTTGATGAAGCAAGCTTCCCCAAGGTATCCCCAGAATTGAAGAACTCGGAGCTCCATAGCAGCACAGACAGCGGCTTCAGTAGCACCAAACAGTCCCTGCAGAGCGAGGATCCCCAATTCCTCCTCCCTGTCCTGGATTCCTCGGCAGGTGGGACCCCGGGGGAGAGTGGCCCCCAGCAGTCAAAGAACAACCTCAACACTGGCAGTGAGGACAGTGGAATTTACCTGCACACCTTGAATCCACAGTCAGGACAGGAGTGGAAGCAGCCAGGGAGGGGGAACCAGCACCAGGAAGACAGTGGCCTGTCCCAGAGTTCCACAGCAGCCTCCCTGGGCTCCTCTCAGGGTCTCCAATACAAGAGGGTCTCCACAGCTCTGGAAGGGAGCAGTTCCAACCCCAAGCTGTGTGAGGAAGAGGCTGGGGCCAGTGTGGTCTTCCAGGGCTACCTGCAGCAGTCCAGATGCCCAGAACAAAACCAAGAGGGGTCTGCTAGTCTCGGGGAGGCCTCTTCCCCCACAGACAGCCCAGGATACAAATGCAGGGCCCACAGGGATGTGGAATCAACTTGGCCCCCTGTGACCCAGACCAAGGGCTATCTAAAGCAGAGCTCACCAGGCCAGAGCCTTGGGGTCCCTGGGGCTTCCCCCAGGCAGTGGATCAAGCCAACAGAGGAGTGGAGCCTCCTGAGTTTGGTCAACTGCTCTAGTGATCTAACAAGTGAATGGAGCAATCCAATAGACCaccctcttctgaacttccccaAAGCTCCCACTCCCTCAGGGATCTTGCATACAGATCTGATAACCTTGCCTCTGATCTCCAGTGTAC
- the IL10RA gene encoding interleukin-10 receptor subunit alpha isoform X2: MMLPWLVAWTPALLLLCCRRSLGAAASGVTACPTSVPGPPDSSSPSETQLPSPRNVQFTAILFNHTLHWDPGQNQNLDPNISYEVQYMRYSQGSWCVAPNCFRTPRLFCDLTLPTLNLYSETYFARVRAVAGDQKSNWTRTDTRLTKDDVITVTTICVFFASLLMVFLVAVYLRIQFYIRKPKKPPEVLASLAKQKYSGILSKESFKVKHDVIHHLDEASFPKVSPELKNSELHSSTDSGFSSTKQSLQSEDPQFLLPVLDSSAGGTPGESGPQQSKNNLNTGSEDSGIYLHTLNPQSGQEWKQPGRGNQHQEDSGLSQSSTAASLGSSQGLQYKRVSTALEGSSSNPKLCEEEAGASVVFQGYLQQSRCPEQNQEGSASLGEASSPTDSPGYKCRAHRDVESTWPPVTQTKGYLKQSSPGQSLGVPGASPRQWIKPTEEWSLLSLVNCSSDLTSEWSNPIDHPLLNFPKAPTPSGILHTDLITLPLISSVHTNE; this comes from the exons ATGATGCTGCCTTGGCTGGTGGCGTGGACGCCCGCACTGCTCCTCCTCTGCTGCCGCCGCAGCTTGG GTGCTGCTGCTTCTGGGGTGACAGCCTGCCCCACTTCGGTTCCTGGGCCTCCTGACTCTTCCTCTCCCAGTGAGACTCAGCTGCCTAGTCCCAGAAATGTCCAGTTTACTGCTATCCTTTTCAACCACACCCTCCACTGGGATCCAGGCCAGAATCAGAATCTTGACCCTAACATCTCCTATGAAGTGCAATACATGAG GTATTCTCAAGGCTCCTGGTGTGTTGCCCCCAACTGCTTCAGAACTCCACGTCTCTTCTGTGATCTGACCCTGCCAACCTTGAACCTTTATAGTGAGACCTACTTTGCCCGTGTTCGGGCTGTTGCTGGTGACCAGAAGTCTAACTGGACCAGGACAGATACTCGACTCACGAAAGATGATG TTATCACAGTGACTACCATCTGTGTCTTCTTTGCCTCCCTTCTGATGGTCTTCCTTGTTGCTGTCTACCTGAGGATTCAGTTCTACATAAGAAAACCCAAGAAGCCACCTGAAGTCCTG GCCTCCCTTGCCAAACAAAAATACTCTGGCATCCTGAGCAAAGAATCCTTCAAAGTGAAGCATGACGTCATCCACCACCTTGATGAAGCAAGCTTCCCCAAGGTATCCCCAGAATTGAAGAACTCGGAGCTCCATAGCAGCACAGACAGCGGCTTCAGTAGCACCAAACAGTCCCTGCAGAGCGAGGATCCCCAATTCCTCCTCCCTGTCCTGGATTCCTCGGCAGGTGGGACCCCGGGGGAGAGTGGCCCCCAGCAGTCAAAGAACAACCTCAACACTGGCAGTGAGGACAGTGGAATTTACCTGCACACCTTGAATCCACAGTCAGGACAGGAGTGGAAGCAGCCAGGGAGGGGGAACCAGCACCAGGAAGACAGTGGCCTGTCCCAGAGTTCCACAGCAGCCTCCCTGGGCTCCTCTCAGGGTCTCCAATACAAGAGGGTCTCCACAGCTCTGGAAGGGAGCAGTTCCAACCCCAAGCTGTGTGAGGAAGAGGCTGGGGCCAGTGTGGTCTTCCAGGGCTACCTGCAGCAGTCCAGATGCCCAGAACAAAACCAAGAGGGGTCTGCTAGTCTCGGGGAGGCCTCTTCCCCCACAGACAGCCCAGGATACAAATGCAGGGCCCACAGGGATGTGGAATCAACTTGGCCCCCTGTGACCCAGACCAAGGGCTATCTAAAGCAGAGCTCACCAGGCCAGAGCCTTGGGGTCCCTGGGGCTTCCCCCAGGCAGTGGATCAAGCCAACAGAGGAGTGGAGCCTCCTGAGTTTGGTCAACTGCTCTAGTGATCTAACAAGTGAATGGAGCAATCCAATAGACCaccctcttctgaacttccccaAAGCTCCCACTCCCTCAGGGATCTTGCATACAGATCTGATAACCTTGCCTCTGATCTCCAGTGTAC